From Chrysemys picta bellii isolate R12L10 chromosome 1, ASM1138683v2, whole genome shotgun sequence:
gaattcatggcgaggggggggggtggttagtttgttttctgctgctgctgaatgttaacagaaaaaccacagcactctacaggctatgcttggtatgtgggaaaggagggcgcagaagctgtaagacaatggcttaccatggccacatgcaagccgaattctgttgcccagacctgtgatctctagcagcaaagccacaggcactcagcattaagaggcaaaatgcgaccttgcacagaaatcacatgtgctatgtaatgtgaatagtgttggtcaccgtgaaagagtataaccattgttctgcaaaatgtagctttttaaacaattctctcttttttcccctccctacagcagctgcaaattcctcaagcctccctcctccatcccgaaggttatcacagataaggcgtcgtaagaagagaacgcgagacaagatgttttctgaaattatggaatccagccgcagtgacagagctcatctgaatgagtggaaggaaacagtttcaaagtataggaaagaagccagtgaacgtgaggacatgagggaccaacgtgaggacaggagggaccaacgtgaggacaggagggaccaacgtgaggacaggagggacactcgagatgagaggtggcggcaggaagatcagaggaggcaggatgcaatgctggggctgctgcgtgagcaaacagacatgctccggcgtctggtggagcttcaggaacggctgctggaaaacagactgccgcttcagcccctgttccaccctcccccctccccatgttccgtatcctcctcacccagacgtgtaagaacgcggggggggaggatccgtacaccttcccattccaccccagtagacagcccaagcaaaaggctgtcatttttttaaccttttcttagtggctttttccttcccagcaatcctcctcccaaataccacccgggttccctccctctttttctaatctattaataaagaataaatgatttttaaatgatagtgactttatttggtttgaaagaaagctgggggaagggggagggtgggttccttacagaaaatcagtcaataaagggggcgggttttcatgaaggagaaacaaacagatatttcacactgtagcctggccagtcatgaaactggtttttaaagcttctctgatgcacagcgcttcctggtgtgctcttctaatcgccctggtgtctggctgcacgtaatcagcagccaggcgatttgcctcagcctcccaccccgccataaaggtctcccctttactttcacagagattgtggagcacacagcaagcagaaataacaatggggagatttctttggctgaggtcagagcgagtcaataatgatcgccagcaaccttttaaacagccaaatgcacattctaccaccattctgcacttgcttagcctgtagttaaatagctcctgactcctgtccaggctgcctgtgtacggcttcatgagccatggcattaaggggtaggctgggtccccaagaataactattggcatttcaacatccccaacggttattttctggtccggaaagtaagtcccttgctgcagccctttaaacagagtagtgttcctgaagacgcgagcgtcatgaacccttcccgcccagcccgcgttgatgttggtgaaacgtcccttgtgatccacaagtgcttgcagcaccattgaaaagtaccccttgcggtttatgtactcggtggcttggtgctccggtgccaagatagggatatgggttccgtctatcgccccaccacagttagggaatcccattgcagcaaaaccatccactatagcctgcacatttcccagagtcactaactttcgtagcagcacctgagtgattgctttggctacttgcatcacagcagcccccaccgtagatttgcccactccaaattgattcccgactgaccggtagctgtctggcgttgcaagcttccacagggctatcaccacgcgcttctcaactgtgagggctgctctcatcttgatattctggcgtttcagggcaggggacagcaagtcacaaagttccatgaaagtgcccttacgcatgcgaaagttccgcagccactgggaatcgtcccacacctgcaacactatgcggtcccaccagtctgtgcttgtttcccttgcccagaatcggcgttccatggatagaatctgccccattaacaacatgatctccagagcaccggggcccgtggtttcacagaagtctgtatccgtgtccgtgtccatgtccatgtcaatgtcctcatcatggttgtcgctgcgctgccgccgccgctgcctcctcgcctcgtttttctggtcctggctgagcataaactccacgagaacgcgcgaggtgtttacaatgttcatgactgctgtcttgagctcagcgggctccatgcttgccgtggtatggagtctgcagtgttcacccacccaggaaaaaaggcgcgaaaatggttgtctgccgtccgttgctttcatgcagggagggagggagggaggaggtgaggctgtacccagaaccacctgcgacgatgttttttgtcccatcaggcactgggatcttaacccacaattccaatgggcgcgggagactgcgggaactatgggatagctatgggatagctacccacagtgcaacgctgcagaaatcgacgctagccccggtacttggacgcacaccaccgaattaatgtgcttagtgtggtcgcatacatttcgactttatacaacctgtttttcaaatccgaattatataaattcggattaatcccgtagtgtagacatatcctgagagaacctccacccccaccagcacgcACTCTAGCATATCTAGCTCTGCTgacagaaaggaagaaagaaaatggaAACATGTTTTCACTTTGCAGAGCACTTCTAAACCACCAGCAAACTTACTAGGTACAAAGGAGAGAagagtgaaaacaaatccaaacttcTTCgagtgtgtatttaaaaaaaaataacaacctCACTTTACAATCATTAATAGCTTGTCTCAATTCCTCTGTAGGACAACTATGTTATCCACATTACACACACAGTGAAACTGGATCACAAAATCCAGTGTTTTTCAAGTCAGGTCTTATATAAACATTGCCgttttctgttttaaataaaatattctccATAATAAAATAGTACATGGTCTGCCAGAAGTGGTGTAACTGATTCCATAAATAAAAACCAATGCACCGGCTTGAGATTAGAAAACCGTTTGTTTACTGTGCATCTGACTGCACTTTTCAGTCAGCTTCTTCCCTGCTGGAGAACCCTtaagattttaatttaaaaaaatcagaacataCTATTAAAAAGGCAATCAGAAActggattcttttttaaaatagtcaaATTTGCCATTCCATATATGGCTAGACTTTAGTGTAAAAGTGAGTCCTTTATATAGAAGAGCCTAATCGAAGAAATTTTTTTGCatgaattcccactgaagttaatggaattgcTACAAAGGGCTCTGGTGCCTGAACCACACCCATAATCTGTAAATCTTTTTGGGTCTCT
This genomic window contains:
- the LOC135977177 gene encoding uncharacterized protein LOC135977177 — its product is MQADNRKRAPAWTVREVLDLIAVWGEDSVLAELRSKRRNAKTFEKISKGMMERGHNRDSDQCRVKVKELRQAYQKTKEANGRSGSEPRTCRFYAELHAILGGAATTTPPVIVDSGSGIVSSATSEESADGGEEEEDELAESTQHSVLPNSQDLFLTLTEVPSQASTQDSDPMEGTSAAANSSSLPPPSRRLSQIRRRKKRTRDKMFSEIMESSRSDRAHLNEWKETVSKYRKEASEREDMRDQREDRRDQREDRRDQREDRRDTRDERWRQEDQRRQDAMLGLLREQTDMLRRLVELQERLLENRLPLQPLFHPPPSPCSVSSSPRRVRTRGGRIRTPSHSTPVDSPSKRLSFF